One window of Brachybacterium ginsengisoli genomic DNA carries:
- a CDS encoding extracellular solute-binding protein, giving the protein MIDRRTLLRAVGAGATVTIAGGSIVGCTSRAVGEDRDPNTVRLWGLGAADADKEAKVLEAFSEKNPEVTVEVSQVPSNGEGDASSVITAIRGRTGPDLYWLDRFNAPQFASLGLLEPIDDLIEEHEGVSPEEFMAGWIRFATDELQYDGSYYGLPTSTDTRAMYVNMGQVREAGIDPTLFDPRNGPLPYATIWEIDEQFTSQDARGTYERVTWIPWDDQAKLIMWAMGAGVPFYDDASGHMLLDSPEMLDIATMYAGWIERLDFPRMDAFKATYQPPNAPPAQTSFFSDRQLLQITNPGTVRSLAEYKPDMEYAVTHLPVPADGDDPFSWSGGFALSMPKGSSMSKAAWDLMTFYAGPEGQKIIMPPLTAIPTHLETIADPEGWDPRIEFFVQLLDVTMSRPPLPVGTKLWDAMETMQGSLTQASDTPENLVKEAQQYVDPTMQQFVPFSLPDGFGERDPNLELPSR; this is encoded by the coding sequence GTGATCGATCGTCGAACCCTGCTGCGCGCCGTGGGCGCCGGCGCCACCGTGACCATCGCCGGCGGCTCGATCGTCGGATGCACCTCCCGTGCCGTCGGCGAGGACCGGGATCCGAACACCGTGCGGCTCTGGGGCCTCGGCGCGGCGGATGCCGACAAGGAGGCGAAGGTCCTCGAGGCCTTCTCCGAGAAGAACCCCGAGGTGACGGTCGAGGTCTCGCAGGTGCCGTCCAACGGCGAGGGCGATGCCTCGAGCGTGATCACCGCGATCCGGGGCAGGACGGGCCCGGACCTCTACTGGCTGGACCGGTTCAACGCCCCGCAGTTCGCCTCCCTCGGCCTCCTCGAGCCGATCGACGACCTCATCGAGGAGCACGAGGGCGTCAGCCCCGAGGAGTTCATGGCCGGCTGGATCCGTTTCGCCACCGATGAGCTGCAGTACGACGGCAGCTACTACGGACTGCCCACCTCGACGGACACCCGCGCGATGTACGTCAACATGGGGCAGGTCCGCGAGGCCGGCATCGACCCGACGCTGTTCGACCCCCGCAACGGCCCGCTCCCCTACGCCACGATCTGGGAGATCGACGAGCAGTTCACCTCCCAGGACGCGCGCGGGACCTACGAGCGGGTCACCTGGATCCCCTGGGACGACCAGGCGAAGCTGATCATGTGGGCGATGGGGGCGGGCGTCCCCTTCTACGACGACGCGAGCGGGCACATGCTGCTGGACTCGCCCGAGATGCTCGACATCGCGACCATGTATGCAGGATGGATCGAGCGGCTCGACTTCCCGCGGATGGACGCCTTCAAGGCGACCTATCAGCCGCCGAACGCCCCGCCCGCGCAGACGTCCTTCTTCTCCGATCGCCAGCTGCTCCAGATCACCAACCCCGGCACCGTCCGCAGCCTCGCGGAGTACAAGCCCGACATGGAGTACGCCGTCACCCACCTCCCGGTGCCCGCCGACGGGGACGATCCCTTCAGCTGGTCCGGCGGCTTCGCGCTCTCGATGCCCAAGGGATCGAGCATGTCGAAGGCCGCCTGGGATCTGATGACCTTCTACGCGGGCCCCGAGGGCCAGAAGATCATCATGCCGCCCCTGACCGCGATCCCGACCCACCTGGAGACCATCGCCGACCCCGAGGGCTGGGACCCGCGGATCGAGTTCTTCGTGCAGCTCCTGGACGTGACGATGTCCCGCCCGCCGCTGCCCGTCGGCACCAAGCTGTGGGACGCCATGGAGACCATGCAGGGCAGCCTCACGCAGGCCTCGGACACTCCGGAGAACCTCGTGAAGGAGGCACAGCAGTACGTGGATCCGACCATGCAGCAGTTCGTGCCCTTCTCGCTGCCGGACGGCTTCGGCGAGCGCGACCCGAACCTGGAGCTCCCCTCCCGCTGA
- a CDS encoding AEC family transporter, translating into MSGVLAGFFIVWALIGVGMVAGRSGVLGPHGRYVLNRTTFFIASPALVLLGLLESDVREVFSLPMAVAGISGLVTGGILLLGVALFTDRRGPDLVVTAISGSVVNGANMGFPIAAYVLGDISHALPVVLFQQAVYTPLYLFVLHRVTEKDDPGPSGAAGVLRSIVANPTIIASAVGLLLVLVGAQIPPILLEPVRSLADMAIPAMLLAYGLSLYGSRPLAKDDGYRGLIAAASASKLLLMPVIALGVGLLLGLRGTALYEVVVMAALPTAQNVYVAAARYRASENLARDTVLITTLGTVLVLLLISAVLEV; encoded by the coding sequence GTGAGCGGAGTCCTCGCCGGCTTCTTCATCGTCTGGGCCCTGATCGGCGTGGGCATGGTGGCCGGCCGCAGCGGCGTCCTCGGACCCCATGGCCGGTACGTGCTGAACCGAACCACCTTCTTCATCGCGTCCCCCGCCCTGGTGCTCCTCGGGCTGCTGGAGTCCGATGTGCGCGAGGTGTTCTCGCTACCGATGGCGGTGGCCGGGATCTCGGGCCTCGTCACCGGCGGGATCCTGCTGCTGGGCGTCGCCCTGTTCACCGACCGTCGCGGCCCCGATCTGGTGGTCACCGCGATCAGCGGCTCGGTCGTCAACGGCGCGAACATGGGCTTCCCGATCGCCGCGTACGTGCTGGGCGACATCTCCCACGCCCTGCCGGTGGTCCTCTTCCAGCAGGCGGTGTACACACCGCTGTACCTGTTCGTGCTGCACCGGGTCACCGAGAAGGACGATCCGGGGCCGTCTGGCGCCGCCGGCGTGCTGCGCAGCATCGTCGCGAACCCCACGATCATCGCCTCCGCCGTCGGGCTCCTGCTGGTGCTCGTCGGGGCGCAGATCCCGCCGATCCTGCTCGAGCCCGTCCGCTCCCTCGCGGACATGGCGATCCCCGCGATGCTGCTCGCCTACGGCCTGTCGCTCTACGGCTCGCGCCCGCTCGCGAAGGACGACGGCTACCGCGGCCTCATCGCCGCGGCCTCCGCCTCGAAGCTGCTGCTCATGCCGGTCATCGCCCTCGGCGTGGGCCTGCTGCTGGGTCTGCGGGGCACCGCACTGTACGAGGTCGTCGTGATGGCGGCCCTGCCCACCGCGCAGAACGTCTACGTCGCAGCGGCGCGCTACCGCGCCTCGGAGAACCTGGCCCGCGACACGGTCCTGATCACCACCCTCGGCACCGTGCTGGTGCTGCTGCTGATCTCCGCCGTGCTCGAGGTCTGA
- a CDS encoding extracellular solute-binding protein: MIDRRTLLRALGAGASVTVAGGSIVGCSNRPVGSERDPNVVKLWGQGGTNADFEAKIIEAFSEKNPDITIEVSQVPSNGQGDASSAITAVRGRTGPDVYFMDRFNGAQFASLGLLEPINGLIEEHEDMDVEEFMSQWIKFATDELYYDGQYYGLPVDTDTRGLFVNKGLAKEAGIDPALLDPKNGPMSYDQIWEINDQFNVQDARGTYEKVTWIPWDDQASLLMWAMAHDVPLFSNETCDVLLDSPEMLDVATMYAGWIERLDFHRLDAFKATYQPPNAPPTQTSFFSDRQLFQITGSWNVKGQKQYKPDMDYGVTYLPVPNEGDDPFTWAGGFALAMPKGASMSKASWEFFKFYAGYEGQKILMPLLTNIPTNIETLNDPEGWSPDIKFFVEMMSIAKSRPPLPVGTKLWDSMFTMQDSINQGSDTPENLVKEAQAYVNPTMQQFCPITLPEGFGQPDPNFTGIGEKKAGKNS, translated from the coding sequence GTGATCGATCGTCGAACCCTGCTGCGCGCCCTCGGCGCGGGCGCGAGCGTGACCGTGGCCGGCGGCTCGATCGTCGGCTGCTCGAACCGTCCCGTCGGATCCGAGCGGGATCCCAACGTCGTCAAGCTGTGGGGCCAGGGCGGAACCAACGCCGACTTCGAGGCCAAGATCATCGAGGCCTTCTCCGAGAAGAACCCCGACATCACGATCGAGGTCTCCCAGGTGCCCTCGAACGGTCAGGGCGACGCCTCCAGCGCGATCACCGCCGTGCGCGGTCGCACCGGACCGGACGTCTACTTCATGGACCGCTTCAACGGCGCCCAGTTCGCGTCCCTCGGGCTGCTCGAGCCGATCAACGGGCTCATCGAGGAGCACGAGGACATGGACGTCGAGGAGTTCATGTCCCAGTGGATCAAGTTCGCCACGGACGAGCTCTACTACGACGGCCAGTACTACGGGCTCCCCGTGGACACCGACACCCGAGGCCTGTTCGTGAACAAGGGCCTGGCGAAGGAGGCCGGGATCGATCCGGCTCTCCTGGACCCGAAGAACGGCCCGATGTCCTACGACCAGATCTGGGAGATCAACGACCAGTTCAACGTCCAGGACGCCCGCGGCACGTACGAGAAGGTCACCTGGATCCCGTGGGATGATCAGGCCTCGCTGCTGATGTGGGCCATGGCCCATGACGTGCCGCTCTTCTCGAACGAGACCTGCGACGTGCTGCTGGACTCGCCGGAGATGCTCGACGTCGCGACGATGTATGCGGGCTGGATCGAGCGCCTGGACTTCCATCGGCTCGACGCCTTCAAGGCGACCTACCAGCCGCCCAACGCCCCGCCCACCCAGACCTCGTTCTTCTCGGACCGCCAGCTGTTCCAGATCACCGGGTCCTGGAACGTCAAGGGCCAGAAGCAGTACAAGCCCGACATGGACTACGGGGTCACCTACCTCCCGGTCCCCAACGAGGGCGATGACCCCTTCACCTGGGCGGGCGGCTTCGCGCTGGCGATGCCGAAGGGGGCCAGCATGTCCAAGGCCTCCTGGGAGTTCTTCAAGTTCTATGCCGGGTACGAGGGGCAGAAGATCCTCATGCCGCTGCTCACGAACATCCCCACGAACATCGAGACCCTCAACGATCCCGAGGGCTGGAGCCCCGACATCAAGTTCTTCGTCGAGATGATGTCGATCGCCAAGTCGCGGCCCCCTCTGCCGGTGGGCACCAAGCTGTGGGACTCGATGTTCACCATGCAGGACAGCATCAACCAGGGCTCCGACACCCCGGAGAACCTGGTCAAGGAGGCGCAGGCGTACGTGAACCCCACGATGCAGCAGTTCTGCCCGATCACCCTTCCCGAGGGGTTCGGTCAGCCGGACCCGAACTTCACCGGGATCGGCGAGAAGAAGGCGGGCAAGAACTCCTGA
- a CDS encoding carbohydrate ABC transporter permease has protein sequence MSGRDKRNLRLGLLFISPWIIGVAVFVIYPLIYSFAISLTQYSGMQSPTFIGFKNYIAAFADPMVHTAVGNTVYYMLLAVPIGLVIALLLAVAMNRNVREVAIYRTLLYLPSLIPMFAMSFIFIVFVNPQYGIVNQFLGLFGMPDTNLLGEPRYAKIVMIVMAQLGAGNAALIYLAGLRNIPSTLYEAARIDGASRFRQFTAITLPLLTPTILFNLITGVSGAMMVFTEAFIMTNGGPDNSTLFYMLYLYRNAFSYGQLGFASALAVLLFLFGMLLAGLIYWLSRRFVNYDVSAG, from the coding sequence ATGTCGGGACGGGACAAGCGCAACCTCCGGCTGGGGCTGCTGTTCATCTCGCCGTGGATCATCGGGGTCGCGGTCTTCGTGATCTACCCGCTGATCTACTCCTTCGCGATCAGCCTCACCCAGTACTCCGGCATGCAGTCCCCGACGTTCATCGGGTTCAAGAACTACATCGCCGCCTTCGCGGATCCGATGGTGCACACCGCCGTGGGCAACACGGTGTACTACATGCTGCTGGCGGTGCCGATCGGGCTCGTGATCGCCCTGCTGCTGGCGGTGGCGATGAACCGCAACGTGCGCGAGGTCGCCATCTACCGCACGCTGCTGTACCTGCCCTCGCTGATCCCGATGTTCGCGATGTCCTTCATCTTCATCGTGTTCGTCAACCCGCAGTACGGCATCGTCAACCAGTTCCTGGGCCTGTTCGGCATGCCGGACACGAACCTGCTGGGCGAGCCGCGCTACGCGAAGATCGTCATGATCGTCATGGCACAGCTCGGTGCGGGCAACGCGGCGCTGATCTACCTCGCCGGCCTGCGCAACATCCCGAGCACCCTGTACGAGGCGGCCCGCATCGACGGTGCGAGCAGGTTCCGGCAGTTCACCGCGATCACCCTCCCGCTGCTGACCCCCACGATCCTGTTCAACCTGATCACGGGCGTCTCCGGCGCGATGATGGTGTTCACCGAGGCGTTCATCATGACCAACGGCGGTCCGGACAACTCGACGCTGTTCTACATGCTCTACCTCTACCGCAACGCCTTCTCCTACGGGCAGCTCGGCTTCGCCTCGGCGCTGGCTGTGCTCCTGTTCCTGTTCGGCATGCTGCTGGCAGGGCTCATCTACTGGCTCTCCCGCCGGTTCGTGAACTACGACGTATCGGCCGGCTGA
- a CDS encoding carbohydrate ABC transporter permease: MAINTLETGAQDLGRSQKIKSRSNFGRNPDGSRQSPVGAWVSRIIILVVLALFTLPLYWMFISALKSPEELSQFPPTLFPTELRWSNFVDAVTVMPFWTFFRNSLIITVCVVVFSVVSNFIVAYGFSCIDWPGRNKVFFIVLATLFLPFPVTLIPMFDMWAGLGFVNTWVPLIVPALFAGGFFTFLLRQFMLQTPRDMLDAARVDGASEWSIAWRIVFPTARPAVTVIAIFSAVGTWNDFMGPLIYLQDTSKQTLSIGMQVFRSVNSQDIQFNLLMAASFLVLLPLVLLFFMFQRYFISGITLGGFK, encoded by the coding sequence ATGGCCATCAACACTCTCGAGACCGGGGCACAGGATCTCGGTCGAAGCCAGAAGATCAAGTCGCGATCGAACTTCGGTCGCAATCCCGACGGGTCCCGGCAGAGCCCCGTCGGCGCATGGGTCTCGCGCATCATCATCCTGGTGGTGCTCGCGCTCTTCACGCTGCCGCTCTACTGGATGTTCATCTCGGCGCTCAAGTCGCCGGAGGAGCTCTCGCAGTTCCCGCCCACGCTCTTCCCCACGGAACTGCGATGGTCCAACTTCGTCGACGCCGTCACGGTGATGCCGTTCTGGACCTTCTTCCGCAACAGCCTGATCATCACGGTCTGCGTGGTCGTGTTCAGCGTGGTCTCGAACTTCATCGTCGCCTACGGCTTCTCCTGCATCGACTGGCCCGGGCGCAACAAGGTGTTCTTCATCGTGCTGGCCACCCTGTTCCTGCCGTTCCCGGTGACCCTGATCCCCATGTTCGACATGTGGGCGGGCCTCGGGTTCGTGAACACCTGGGTGCCGCTGATCGTCCCCGCGCTGTTCGCCGGCGGGTTCTTCACCTTCCTCCTGCGCCAGTTCATGCTCCAGACCCCGCGCGACATGCTCGACGCCGCACGCGTGGACGGGGCCAGCGAGTGGTCCATCGCCTGGCGGATCGTCTTCCCGACCGCCCGCCCGGCGGTCACCGTCATCGCGATCTTCTCGGCGGTCGGCACCTGGAACGACTTCATGGGCCCGCTGATCTACCTGCAGGACACGAGCAAGCAGACGCTCTCCATCGGTATGCAGGTGTTCCGCTCCGTGAACTCGCAGGACATCCAGTTCAACCTGCTCATGGCCGCATCGTTCCTGGTGCTCCTGCCGCTGGTGCTCCTCTTCTTCATGTTCCAGCGCTACTTCATCAGCGGCATCACCCTCGGAGGCTTCAAGTGA